TACGCTCTCTTATATTTGAACTCCTGCCACATGGGGAAGAGTCTTACCTTCCATGGGTATTCTTATCAATACCTTGGAAACTACATTTGCCCTTAGTATCATGGAGCTCACTGGATATCTCTAAAATGTTTGAGTTCCTTAGAGAGAGGCTCTTAGTTAATGGGCATTGTTATAATAAGAACGATATAGGCTTAGATCCAGACGAATACATAGAAACTATATTTTGGCCCATCATTTCTAACAAGAATCACAGTGGCTGCCACTCAGGGTACTTCAGAGCTTAGAGGCAGAAATGGCATCCATTCTTAAGGGAAGGGAAAGACCTTGATTGGATCGAAATGAACTTTGGATTAATTTGGAAATAGTTTTGTGCATTGTGGCTATCTGCTGTCAAAAACCACAACTTTGAAAGTAGAAGGGCTTAGAGCAACCAGAATGTCCTTGCTCATGAGTCAATGAATCACCATGCTTTACTGAGGCAGTAGGGGGAGGTTCGTGCAGGTCTTTCCTGGGGGAATCTGTTCAAATGAGGTGGTTGGCTCAGTGGGGTAAGTCAGTACTAGTGGTCTGTGTCggtcttgttcttttctttgatCTTGCTCCTGGAGTTTGTTTGGGCTTCCATGGCTTCTGATCTTCAGGAATCTGACCAGGGcctcttccagagagagagaacaagagcagAAGTGGAGGCACCTTGGAGTTGGGCTTCTGAATTCCTACAGGGCTGCTTTGCTTTCAGGCTGATGGTCGATGGTTGGAGGAAGGCCCATGCCTGTTGATTAAAGGGTGAACAAACAGGTTCCTCCACCTGTTGATGGCTTAAAATGAAAGCCATGCTGTAGGTGTTGAAAGCCAAGCATGTTGGTGCAGCACTGTGGAGAATTGCTGTGTAGAGTTTTCAGGCTAAGGGTCAGGGTAAACAATAATTAAGCAAAACGACTTATCTACTATGAATTCTTTCACAATATGGCACAGGAGAGTTAAATCATGGAAATCTAGGAAAGAAGAGCCAAGTAGGAAAGATTCTGAGCAGTCTAAAgctatgtgtgcgtgcatgtgtttgtgtgtgtgtgtgtgagagagagagaaagagagagagaaagagagagagaaagagagagagtatgtgtgtctgagattgagtgagtgtgtgtgtgtgtgtgtgtgtgtgtgtgtgtgtgtgtgtgttcctgtgtgtgggAAGGATAGAAGCCTGAAGTCAATACAGGTATCTTTCCACCTTGCTATcggagtcagggtctcactgagcctgaacctggagttcaccggTCGGCTTGGATGAGcttgccagcaagccccagggtcCTCCTGTCTACTCCTCTAGCACTGACGTCATAGGCACGGTTGCTGCCCTCGACTCTTTATGTAGGTGCTGATGACCCAACCGCAGTCCTCATGCTGTGTGCTGTCTCCCAGCTCACAAACAGTCCAAGTTCGAAAAATgatatagtctttaaaaaaaaagcatggagAACTCTTACCTAATGGCTTTTAAATAGAAGTGCCGTATAATACTATAAGGATTTGAATTACAATGTAAAACttgaaaaaagtattttaaaaagatagccAAGTGCAAAGTAAAAAGATTCTTATTCTTGGACATCAAATAGTTTGCcatcaaagaagaaaagtaaaagaaagtacagaacatttagaaaatgtgaattttaaagaTAAGTTATGAATGAGggataaaaatcaatttattacACATGTTTCTGTCACGGGAAGCATGGTTGGTGTCACAATGTTCTCTACAAATTCAGCTTTCATCACAGCTTCCCATGTGGACCAATATTTGTGAAAAAGCTTCCCAGAAATTATAGTTGTCAAGGAATCTGGGAGCCAGCAATCTAAAGCAACTATCCAGCCTGCCCTCACCTGTGCCTGCCTCTCCTCATCCGAGCCTGTCTTGGAGTTAGAGCTCTAAATTCAGATGCAAGCTCAAGCCCTGTGAGAGCTGAAGGTGAAGAGTGCGGCACAGATAATGGCTTccttcctgggctgggctggcATTAAGATGGAGCCTGATGGTACCCCCAGGGAATATGAATACACTGGATACTGTGATGAGACTGGATAATTAATGGAGGACTTCTAGAAGAATTGAAAATCAaccttcttgtgtgtgtgtgtgtgtgtgtgtgtgtgtgtgtgtgtgtgtgtgtgtgtgtacactctgcAAAAGGCCAAGGTGTCACAACAGCTTACTTGGCTGAATCCTCACTGTCTCCAAGGCTTTGGAGAAGGAaggctctctcctcttcctaggcTGCACCCCAAGGCTTGCACCAATATCCCCATGGTCCCCGGGGTGGAAACCATTTCCCGCCACCCACAGGACTGCAGGCGTGTGGGTCCTTCAATAGCAGATCAGCAGCCCAGTCATATAACAAGTAAGAATGGTGTCACTGAAGCCAAAGGGGAGTCCACCTGCAAGAGCAGCCGGAATCATGCTTTACATCACAGAGTGGCAACTGGAGACAGACAAGAACAGTGAGCACACAGAGGGAGATTTAAACGCAGCGCAGAGAGACCTTCGGGAGATGAGACACATGACTTTCCCATCAGACAATTCTGTCAGGAAGTTGCAGGACATGGTTGTTCTTGAGAGAACTGGTAGCTCAAGTGGAGGGGTGTGAGGCATAGAACCAAAACTTAAAGGGGTGGATTCATGAGAGAATGCCAATCTAGGAACTAGAACATGTGTGTAACAGGAGAGCCACGGGAAGTGATCAGATGAATACAAGAAACATTCTCAGAGGTGACTCGAGTCACCTCTGTATATGGTGGAGCTCTCGAGTGCCCCAATAGCAGACTCTTCGCAGCTTCCTGACAGAGAGCAGATGACATTCTGTGAGGTGTTGGCTAGCTGCAGGTATCTCATTGTTGGCACCAGAGATGAGTAGGAGCAGTAACAGTAGAACCTGGAGAGAAATAGCAGCAGCTGAATGTACAGGCAGCCAGCCCTTTCCCTTCGCgattaaaatttgttatttaagAATTTAAGGATCTCATTGTCATTTTATGACAAAAATGCTCATGAGCAGAGTACAAAGAAATGGTCTGCTGGACATAACCATAGCCTGCATGGTGAGGGGACATTGTGCTCGCCAGACCATAGCCCTCGTGGTGATACTTGAATTCAGATCACTGGATTCAGAATCTAGAGCGTTAACCATTACACCATGGGGGCATATCAAtgctcaattttttaaatttattttttgaaactttaTACATGAACTTACATGactcccatcccttcctctcctttcaaCTTCTTCCATGTCCCCTTGTCTCCCAAACTCATaatcttgtcttttaaaatttttcgcatatatacacatatgtatatatgtatacacataaataaacaaataaaagtaataaatttgatttatttatttttattttgtgactgTTCAACTTAGTTGAAAAGCAAATCCGAAGATGGGCCTGGTGGTGCTGACATGTAATAACAgctacttaggaagctgaggcagaaggactgtgaGTGTATTACTTGTCTGGCTACAGGGTGAATTGTAAGCTTGAGTAACTTAGTGAAATcctgtgtcaaaataaaatgttttaaaaagtggggCAGTGCAGTGACTTACCAGTAGAGCATTTGTCCAGCATGTAATGTACAGGCcttacatgcaacacacacacacacatacacacacacacacacacacacacacacacacacacacacacactatgaatacaggctcatatacatacatacattatgggtgtgtttttataaataatttataaacttaTAAATGAAAAGATGGAAATAACCTTTGTACCAAAGGATAAGTCAAAAGTCaaatgagctgggcatggtggtgctcacctttaatcccggcactggggAGACAGGGGTGGGTGGACCTGTGAGCTGGTGGTTAGCctcgtctacatagtgagttccaggctagccaagggcTACTTAATGAGACCCTGACTACAAATGATAGCAATAAGAAGGTCAAATGTCAAGCTGTTTAAAACTCCACAGAAACTTCTAGAGAGTAAAAGCTGTAGGCAGTGGAAGTCACCTCTTTGACACACTGTCATCATTTAAATGAAGACAGAGCATGTTTTTTCattatgaaatgaagaaaaagaatgacaaaaCACACTAAGGCAAATCAGAGGCAACAACCAAGAGAAAGGctgaaatgaaggaaacaaagcCAAGAAGGTATATACATTATATGGCTTGCTCTTTGATAAGCACAAGTTGGTAtaagagtctgtgtgtgtgactagaAATGTAACAAAGAGTAAGCAAGTGTAAATGAGAAAAGagacatggtggtggtggtgggacagGATGGGGATAATCTAGAGAAAACAAAGGTGAAAATTTGTTCAACTCTTTGATAAAGACTTTGAGAACCTAGATGAAGTAGACTTTTCTTTGTCAGATATACATGTGacccaaaagaaatggaaaatgtgaATTGGATAGTAACCCTCAGACATGTGGTGAATCGATTAAAGAGCCAATGGCAGGCTATGGAGCTGCAGCTAGTTTTATTTACTCTTAAAGAACACATTTACCATTGTTCACACTAATTCAGAAGCCTTAAAGCTCTTGGTTCATTTATAGAACAAGTACACATTTGAGCCCCAAACTCCATACAGGACAGGAAAAAACCTAGAGAAGAGTTTTGAATATAGATGAAAAAGCCCATCTATGAGTTTTGGCTCATCACCAGAGAGCCCGTTGATGGGTGTTGCCACAGCACACTTCTTACCACTGGTGTCCATTATGAAGTCACATAGAATAAGAAGTCATTTGGAAATTTGcaaaattcataaataagaagGAAGACATTATGTCCTCCTAATTTAAAACTGTCCAAGCTTAATTTAGCTCCTCACTGCCCCTTCCCTTAAGGGCTATGTGATCCATAGCAAATTTTGAATTGTAGCACAGTTGCTGTCTCCTCAGAAATGCTGTGACAGCCTCCTGCTGTTATAGCTCAGAGGGATGTGCTCAGAAATTCAAATCCGTTTCCATACTTTCCAAGTACAGCATATTTCAAGACAGATCTACCACCCCAAATATCACACAAATTAAAGCTAATGGGATGGTCTGGAGATTTCCCACACTGCTGCTCGTCTTCACTGCTGCTCAATATAGACGACTCATTGTGCATACGAATAAACCTCTGCCCTTTGTCCAAAGCTAGTGCCAGTGATGTCACTGTTGCTAGTATCAGGCCTGCAGGATGCACTGTGCCTTCTGCCTATTACAGATAGAATTTacatggcacacagtaggtgggATGGCAACATGAGTATTTCCTGATAGTTACCCAGGAATGACTTTTCCTatgttcatggtgtgtgtgtgtaattgtttGTGTTTCCTGTGTTTGCTTCACTTTCTTAGGCATTGGATGTGTTTATCGGGCTTATGTCAgaggttttatgttttatttcactttgtgTAGATGTGGATGCACAAGATTGGCattgaaacaaaaatttaatcAAATAGTCAAACACTAAGGGCATTTGCAAAATAGATAAAGAAGTAAAAAACCATCTGTTTCATTTACAGACGCTCTTATCTCTAGGAAAACACTTCCTGAAAACCTGTCCTTAATACTTCGCCTTAAGACTCTGTGCTTgggaagctgggcatgatggggCATGGCCCCCAATCCCAAGATTTGTGAGCCTGAGTCATGTGGTTActgagttcaatgtcagcttGGGCTATGTGGAAAGTTttggggccagcctaggctatatagtgagactgtctcaagcaagcaagcaagcaaacaagcaagcaagcaagcaaacaaaacaagttaGCAACAGCAAGAAGATTCTTAGGCGTGTTTGTGAGCACTGTGGAAGGTACTTGGCTGTTTTCTACTGTGAATAAGCCCCACTTTTCAAAGAGGCCAAAATTTGGTGCTTATTTCAGAGAGATAATCTGTCCTAGCTAGGGTAGACACCGTTGTAGAGCATGTGGCCCTGAGGTGAATGTCAGTGTACTTCACACACATTCGGGACTTAATTCCTTCTTAGGGTGTTTGTGGACTGAAGCATGGACATGACACCTTTCTGTCGCAGGGCTGGAAAGGTGAAATTGGACGGGATTTAATCTGCTAGGTCTATTGCTTCCTGGTCCTTAGAGCTCAGAGAATGCCACGAAGCAGTTCTCAGAACACCTTTTCGGTGAACTGTTTGCTCTATtacaatttctgtttttttctttgcagatcCTGCAGGTGGCCTTTTAAAATATGCACCAGAGACACAGAGTACCACGCAGGAGCTGAAAATGTTCCAAAGACTTCTGGGTTCTCTCTCCACTTTTCCCGTCTTTTCAACCCCCTTGCCTGACTTGGATGATGCGATGTTCTGAGGAATTCCTTAATCCTAGTCACTCCTCAGTCAGGCACATCTACGAAAGATTGCATCCGTAATTTAAGATGGCCAGCCAGCCACCAGAAGAGCCTGTGGAGACTCAGGTCTCAGATGAGCTAGAGTGCAAGATCTGTTACAATCGGTACAACCTGAAACAGAGGAAGCCCAAGGTTCTGGAGTGTTGTCACAGAGTTTGTGccaaatgcctctataagatcatAGACTTTGGGGACTCTCCCCAGGGTGTCATCGTCTGTCCTTTCTGTAGGTTTGAGACGTGCCTGCCGGATGATGAAGTTAGCAGCCTGCCTGATGACAATAACATCCTTGTAAACTTGACTTGTGGAAGCAAAGGGAAGAAATGCCTGCCTGAGAATCCCACGGAGCTGCTGCTCACCCCGAAGCGGCTGGCTTCCCTGGTCAGTCCTTCCCACACATCCTCCAACTGCTTGGTTATCACCATCATGGAGGTGCAGAGGGAGAGTTCCCCATCTCTCACCTCTACACCTGTGGTAGAATTTTACAGGCCGGCAAGTTTCGACTCTGTCACCACAGTGTCCCACAACTGGACGGTGTGGAACTGCACCTCCCTACTCTTTCAGACGTCCATCCGGGTGTTAGTGTGGCTTCTAGGCTTGCTATACTTCAGCTCCTTGCCCTTAGGGATCTATTTACTGGTGTCTAAGAAAGTCACCCTTGGGGTAGTCTTTGTTAGCCTCGTTCCCTCTAGCCTTGTCATCCTTATGGTGTATGGTTTTTGCCAATGTGTTTGTCATGAATTTCTGGACTGTATGGCACTTCCTTCTTAACCAATATGCAAAATAGGAAATTTGGCACTTACGGCTACATTCAAATGATGTACGTacaatttgctttcttttgtattcTCTATGATTAGTGTCTACAGCCTCAACAAAGCCCTTGGCCATATGTCTGTGGTCCATTTTCTGTCCAGATGTTGGCTTGATGGGTTTTCTTGGATTCTGAACATTTTCTAAAAAGTTCATTTCTACATAGGGGTTAACCAAGAAAGCAAGGCTGTGTGCATAGCTTTTAGGGAGCTCTGACAATTGTGAGATGTCCATGAGCAAAGGTGTGGGCACAGGCAAGGTGTGTTATACCGTGGCAGGGTATTTGTGAAGAGGTAGGGATAAATGGAGTCCTCCTTCAAGTTAGGGGTATTTCATGATAATAGGTGGATGTCACAGGCAGGTTGCTCCAAAACACATAGGTATGCACCCAATTTTCTTAGCACTGGAGCCCCTAATCATCTTCAGGTGCTTTCTCTCTTAAGGCAATGCTTCTCTGAGGTCTGCTACCTGCCCTCAGATCCATTTCTCTTCTGTGCGGTGCTCCCTGACCCAGAGTCCTGCAATATCATCCCCTTGGGTGGTTCCTGCAGAATTTCCTGTTTGGGCATGTTGCTAGAGAAGAGGGACGACTTTGAGAAGTTTGCAAGGAAGTAGACCTCACGCCAGGGCATGGCCATTTATCCTTACCACAGGCCTTTTCCTTCATGTGCGGTTTTTCTCCCAGGCTTCCCAGAGAAGATCTGAGCAGTTTTGGCATGTGGAAATATTCACTGGAGTAATTCCTTATAGCATTTTAGGTTTGTTTGATTTCTAACCACATTCTTCAATCAGCCCATGCCTTATCCTGAACAAAGTTCCATTTAAATTAGTTGCTATCAGTTTATGAAGgtttcattttcttccccttGTTTTAGAAATTTGCTTAGGTCTGATTTGGCTGACTCCTGCAACACTCTGGGGGAACCTGTGATGGTGAAAACCCAGCAACAGGTCGCCAGTTGCTCTAGTCCTAGGCACTGAGAACCCACGTTCTGTTGAATGGTACCAGACTGCAGTGGCTTGGGTTTATGTCCTATGGAAGTCCAGGCAAAAGAAAGGGTGAAGCCATGCCGAGTTGATGCCCTGCTTGGAGAGACAAGTCAAGGGAGTGAAGTGGAGGTGGCCAGGTATGGCTCACTTGCGGCTGTTCAGTCAGTTTGGGGATAGATTCAAGTCCTTCAGTGTATTTTCTGTAAAAGCATAAGTAAGCTACATGGCCTGAGTATGCACCCTGCTTCAtgaaatggggtggggggcattgaatgtatatatttgtggGAGTAAGTTGTCTAGCAAGTTTTAGATGGGGAATAGAATGTTCACAGAAACTAGgcaaaaagagggaagaaagcttCTTAGTCTGAAACTCATTGCTGATACTTAACAATAAAATACCCGTAATGCTTAGTGAAGGGCTTTACCAAGACTCCGTTAACTTGTTTGTGGTGAAACATTTGTAGTGTGAAATAGTTACAGGGGACCAGTTCCAAACTCCATATTAAGGAAAACATGGATGCTTACCTAGAATAGGAGTTTTATTTTAGTTGTGTAACTACTGACTTTGAGAACATGTATGCCCAAGGTACATATACTGAGAAAGTATATGTGGGATGTGGTCCAATGAAATTTAACCCCCAACTTAGAGCTAAATGCAGTTATGATTCCAGAAACCCTAGTTTTAGGTAGTATTGTGGATGCGGTTTCCAGAATTCCATTTGTACTTTGAGTAAATACAATATTTAAGAGGTTTTGTGGTttggatttatatatttataaggtttcttttttaaaagatgctcATTTTGTGTGAATTGTAGCGTTGAGTGAGTTGGTGAGTTACCGCAGGAAGAGATTTGCAGAAGGCTCTGGACCAACGCTGTGTTTTGCTGCTTTGTGTGATGTCTGCAGTGCTGAAGTTGTGTCTGTATGCGCCGTGGCAATgtttttcttaatgccaatgtgTTGATTTGGTTTTAAAGAGTTTTAAACGTATGACAAtagcaacacaaaacaacataACTCTCCATGCTGTTCAACGGAAAGGGCAGCCCTTTACTGTTGTTTTCCCTTATGCTAATGTTTTCTTGTCTattaaattttgttatttctaaACAAGCTGTTTGGTTTCTCTGGTTTATTGGTGCGATGCCATTATCATTTCAGATTACCACAATGTGAACTTTCATTAAGCCAATGCCTTTACCATACACATAAAGATTTTAGAATCTCCCCACAAAGCTAATCACACTTCTACAAATGCcctcatattttatttcaagtgGAGAAGAAACATTGGGGAAGATGAAATAAGAATATTATCTTCATAAGTGAGAtgtcttattttgtttgatttggttaaCTTTTTCCTAACTGCTCAACAAAATAGAATCCAGTGAAATAAAAGAATCCCTTACTGTGCAGAGTCTGGTCAAACTAGAAAAAACACTGTGTCTACCAATCATGATCATTGTTGAGTCATTTGAGAGTATGCAGCAGTTCAGTGTTCATAATAATCAGTGAATTAGCACCGCATGTCAATCAAGAACAATGATTTAATTCGCTTTGGAAATCTTTACAGCAGTGAGCaaagaagcaggctgaggaagacaGTTAGCCGGGCCCTTGCAATTACCCTGTGAACTCAGGCTTAGCTGCTCAGGACCAGGAAGCAATGACCAGGGTTTTGAGCATTGTAGAAACCACGATAAAATTTCTCAGCATGTCAGCCTGACAGATGCAAAGCTAGAGGAATCCTGAAGTTGCCAGACAAACAGACGGAGTCAAGAGGGGCGCTCAGAGGAGGGGGCGGCAAGGTAGCCTGGGAGGGTGCAATGGGAGCGGGCGGGCGGGCGTGTTCTTTCTTTACTGTCCTTGTTGACACAGGCTTAAAGCTTGCCTTGATTTCTTGGAATACTTCAGCTAGACTACACAGATTATTCCAGAACTTTCTTCAAAACCAGCAGTGACAGCCTTGGTTTCAGGTAAAATGCCCGAGTTTAACCATTTGTTCTTGCagcttgtgttttatttgttctcCGAATCTTTACcctcttcttaaatatttatttttttatttcaataccCATTATGAATATTTACTCCTGTAGGCTTAGTATTGGGTTTTTCCttgtaaagtttatttttgtctaaaacatttttccttttttaataatttttattagtggttttatgtgtgtgggtgttttgcctgcctgtatgtctgggCACTATGCGAATGACTGGTGTTTGAGGTCTGAAGAGGATATTGGagcccttgggactggagttatacatGGTTGTTGCAAGaccaacaagtgttcttaaccatggcCATTTCTGCAGCACCTAAAAGGTGCTGATTTTCAATGTGGATAACTAAAGTTGAAATATGAGTAAATCCCGAATGAGTCTGAGACACAGTAATGAGTGCTCCCAGTTTCTTATATTATTGACATCCATGGTATAATCCAGACCTAAGCAAGCTCAGTGTGGGTATTTATGGTAAGAAATTAAACTACAGCTTCAATACTGTAATAGTAAGTTGGGATATGTGATAACTCGCTCTTCAAAGTGATTGGGCcttgatttaattaaaatattcaatggAACAAAACAGTTACTTGGCCAGCATTTTAATTAATCAGATGTTTATTGACTGTACCATTTATATTAGGATGGTTGGAGTTTCTGGAGAAAGAGTGTCCTGTACAAGCAGGTTACCTGTCATCTTGTTTTCCCCACAAATTGTAAAGAAATTTGTACTGTGCATTTCTATCCACACCCCTCAGGGAAGAGATCTGGCCTGGACACCCAACTTTGCAAAGCAGCTGGGGCTGAGGCATTGGAGAGAGGCTGAGGCattggagagagagaggctgaggcattggagagaggctgaggcattggagagaggctgaggcattggagagagagaggctgaggcattggagagagagaggctgaggcattggagagagagaggctgaggagCACCAAGGCTGGAACTCTAAATGCTCAGGGAAGGTGCCAGAGGTAAGATTCTGGAACATTGAGGGGGAAGGATGGGAGCCAGAGAACATGTGGTCATTAGACCCAAGAGGAAGAAGGTGGAATGAGAATCTCTAGGTCATACGAATGAACAAACGGAGGAATTATTGCTGGTTCACTCTGCACTCAGCATCAGCATCTAGACTagctgtgtttgttttccttcctagGTAAATGTATGATACATAATTTTCAACACTTCCCCTACTTCTTCCCAACACAATCTCATGGTGGTTGAACCAATCAAAAATGATCTTTTTGTCATTAGACATATTCTAGACCAAGGCAAGTTAATTCTGACAGCTGGCTTCATGTTAATTCCATCTGGATAGTTTGGAGTATGTTAAAAATTTTGTTGCCCATCTCTAGATTTAAAAACTTGTCTCCTCAcagcatttaaaatacatttcaattattttagcAACACATTAGCCTGAGATGTTGTTTTGCATGCCAAGGAACACTATTAGTCAATAAACGAACATCTATTTTTGATATGTGTTAAACCCAAACTTcccacactctttttttttaatctgcccCCATTTTCTGATTTAATGTAATTTATGGAAGAACCTCATGCACTCATTATCATTCTCCTgcacacatataatatacatgtgtacctacacacatgatctacacatgcatacagacacacatacatttttatgCAACTTAGGAAACTTTTGTGAAAGAGAACCATGTCAGTCTCCCAAAAGCTTCTAACTATCCAGGTAAGTAATactgaaaaatcatttttttactGCCTTTCTCACTGCTCATGGAACAATGGACTCTACTGCTTGGCTCAGAGACAATTCCTACCTACTTTACTGTGCTCAGCATCATTGAGCAATAGATGTTGTCCTAGCCGAACAATGGACTAATTTGTTAACATAGCTTCTGTTTGATGTGCTTTTCCTGGATATTCCAGCTAGAGCTAACTGTATAACTGTTGATTAAATTTATggccacacatttttttttactagatCTTCAAATTATACAATTAATTCCAGCCTCCTGTGATTTGGCAGGCTGAATGAAGACCTCCAGTTAAAATGGGACAAATGACAACCTGACTTTGTGGGCCTTTCTGTTGCCAGAGAAGGGTGGGGTGGAGAAGTGGTCACTGGAGACTAAAGAATGCTAAATTCTGGCTTtggaatgagaaggaaaatgCCATTAATTACCTCTCCTGTCCCCTGCCCACAGGTTCGTGTTCCAGAAGAGAGCCTCACCAGATTTTTTTATACAGAACTTAAAGATCCATTATTCTGACTCATATTCTACCTAGTACTGTGCATAATATACACATTTCCCCTGACTTTTTGACACGATACCCATGCCTTTCATGGCTCATTGGGAAAATACAGAGACAATTATGGTTTATGGTTTTTAAAAGCAGGATCTTATTTTGGCAGTTGATCCAAAGATGTGTTGTGGAATGTGTCCAAGTGGCTGGTCCATGAAGGGAAGGTGTCTTGGCTGTGTGAGTGGTAGGAGATTAAAGGCCAGTGTCATCTTCTCAGAGACTTCACTGAGTGAGCATCTGACTGTGCAGTGTCTGAAGCACAGACCTTTGAATGAATCCGTTCAGTGTTTTTCAAACttagctatttattttattttatatgtttggcTCTTTGTCAGCATGTATATCCACATGtacagtccttccttccttccttccttccttccttccttccttccttccttccttccttccttcctttccttccctccctcccttccatcctccctttctttctttctttctttctttctttctttctttctttctttctttctttctttctttccacaaagCACATTTTCCAACAGTCTGGTGGGTATTTTCAAAAAGTACAAATGGTAAGTCTTTGCAATTTGAAAATACCTTTTTCTTCACTAGGCCTGAGTGTATTGTTGTCCTCTgaattcctctctcctccttccccttccctcccctccccttctctcttctcccctccccttttcttctctccttctcctctactctctcttcctttcatgaATGCTCATCATTTTGGGTCTTGGTGAGCACATTGATTTCTGATCTTTCCTGCATTCCTTAACTCCCTGCTTTGTCTATCTCCTGAGTTCATTGGTCTGTTTTGGGCTCTGTCTTTCACAGAGAACTATCTCCTGAGCTGCTAGTTTTCAACAGTCTTTTTGGTTTAGTGGGAGCTAAACAAACCTATTGGAAGCACTATCTGCCTATGGGCTTGTCTCCATTGAGcccttgctggtgtgtgtgtgggattcCTATTTTTGTGGCAGAGGCTCAATTCTCATTCTAAATATCTATTACATTGGTGAGTTTCTCCTTAGATGCTAAACCTGGGTACCAGTGTTTTACAGTcccagaggaggagaaggaggttTTTGATGCTTGTTCCTCCATATAGACTACCATTTAATACCTGTTTATAGCAGGGTGCCCTGCCTCCCCATCAG
The DNA window shown above is from Cricetulus griseus strain 17A/GY chromosome 3, alternate assembly CriGri-PICRH-1.0, whole genome shotgun sequence and carries:
- the Rnf182 gene encoding E3 ubiquitin-protein ligase RNF182, with the translated sequence MASQPPEEPVETQVSDELECKICYNRYNLKQRKPKVLECCHRVCAKCLYKIIDFGDSPQGVIVCPFCRFETCLPDDEVSSLPDDNNILVNLTCGSKGKKCLPENPTELLLTPKRLASLVSPSHTSSNCLVITIMEVQRESSPSLTSTPVVEFYRPASFDSVTTVSHNWTVWNCTSLLFQTSIRVLVWLLGLLYFSSLPLGIYLLVSKKVTLGVVFVSLVPSSLVILMVYGFCQCVCHEFLDCMALPS